A stretch of Spirosoma oryzicola DNA encodes these proteins:
- a CDS encoding START-like domain-containing protein, with the protein MEKFKFVVEYELRASPKMLFPYISTASGLSQWFANKVNTMPEQRYDFQWDNESHIARQVSMRQNKGVRFEFLDTAESGADNNYIDFRVDQSELTQSTFLRVTDYSPTTDEDELKDLWDGLMDKLREIVGS; encoded by the coding sequence ATGGAGAAATTTAAATTTGTTGTCGAATATGAACTCCGGGCTTCGCCCAAAATGCTGTTTCCTTACATCAGTACGGCATCCGGCTTATCGCAATGGTTCGCCAATAAAGTCAATACGATGCCTGAACAACGGTACGATTTTCAATGGGACAACGAGAGCCACATTGCCCGGCAGGTATCGATGCGGCAGAACAAAGGCGTGCGCTTTGAATTTCTGGATACGGCGGAGAGTGGAGCCGACAATAATTACATTGATTTCCGCGTGGATCAATCCGAACTTACTCAGTCGACGTTTTTGCGCGTAACAGATTACTCACCGACCACCGACGAAGACGAACTAAAGGATCTTTGGGATGGCCTGATGGATAAGCTGCGGGAAATTGT